From the genome of Hymenobacter sp. PAMC 26628, one region includes:
- a CDS encoding carboxypeptidase-like regulatory domain-containing protein gives MNILRLLLLSCFCLGTLGAAQAQGKLSGVVQDSVTHEPLAFSSVFLANTTLGVTTNELGRFEFAKVPTGTYSVVGSYVGYRLAKQVITVTSAPQQITLALAATGNQLAEVVVESTPNDPKDYQKFTDQFLGRTAFSDQSHIVNPKDVIVSYDDSTKDLTARSRKFVQIDNDALGYHVKYYGLRFSSNDEDGSLSFYGEPVFEEMTPRDERQQRQWAANRAAAYNGSFNHFLKSVYDNRVAAEGFLTQQVRVVVNNRFDLTDSLRRTMLTQRPNGPFSKAEKDSLTKWNRAAPVTATVYPEARPIDSIRRVSADRQHVYLRFTGELQVAHFGEAPDPKYGRPMSPLGATSKPYPALRQVSRLRLQGQEAEIQSNGSLMNPFDVSAGEYWGFEKIGEFLPLNYVPPVAVAPAPAPVRSATPTRSATPTRSSASARP, from the coding sequence ATGAATATTTTGCGGTTATTACTACTTAGCTGCTTTTGCCTGGGGACCCTGGGCGCGGCCCAGGCCCAGGGCAAGCTCAGCGGCGTGGTGCAGGACTCGGTGACGCACGAGCCGCTGGCGTTTTCGAGCGTGTTTCTCGCCAACACCACGCTGGGCGTCACCACCAATGAACTGGGCCGGTTCGAGTTTGCCAAAGTGCCGACGGGTACCTACAGCGTGGTGGGCTCGTACGTGGGCTACCGCTTGGCCAAGCAGGTGATAACCGTTACCAGCGCCCCGCAGCAGATTACGCTGGCGCTGGCCGCAACCGGCAACCAGTTGGCCGAAGTGGTGGTGGAGTCGACGCCCAACGACCCGAAGGATTACCAGAAATTTACGGACCAGTTCCTGGGCCGCACCGCGTTTTCGGACCAGTCCCACATTGTGAATCCCAAGGACGTCATCGTGAGCTACGACGACTCGACCAAGGACCTGACGGCCCGCTCGCGCAAGTTTGTGCAGATTGACAACGACGCCCTGGGTTACCACGTGAAGTACTACGGCCTGCGCTTCAGCAGCAACGACGAGGACGGTTCGCTGAGCTTCTACGGCGAGCCCGTGTTTGAGGAAATGACGCCGCGCGACGAGCGCCAGCAGCGCCAGTGGGCCGCCAACCGCGCCGCGGCCTACAACGGCTCATTCAACCACTTCCTGAAAAGCGTGTACGACAACCGCGTGGCGGCCGAAGGCTTCCTCACCCAGCAAGTGCGCGTGGTGGTGAACAACCGCTTCGATCTGACGGATAGCCTGCGCCGCACCATGCTCACCCAGCGGCCCAACGGCCCGTTCAGCAAGGCCGAAAAGGACTCGCTGACCAAGTGGAACCGGGCGGCCCCGGTCACGGCCACGGTATACCCCGAGGCGCGGCCCATCGACAGCATCCGCCGGGTATCGGCTGACCGCCAGCACGTGTATTTGCGCTTCACGGGCGAGCTGCAAGTGGCCCACTTCGGCGAGGCCCCCGACCCCAAATACGGCCGGCCCATGTCGCCACTGGGGGCCACCAGCAAGCCCTACCCCGCCCTGCGGCAGGTGTCGCGGCTGCGGCTGCAAGGGCAGGAGGCGGAAATCCAGTCCAACGGCTCGCTGATGAACCCGTTCGACGTGTCGGCCGGCGAGTACTGGGGATTCGAGAAAATAGGTGAATTTTTGCCACTTAATTACGTGCCGCCCGTTGCGGTAGCGCCCGCGCCGGCGCCCGTTCGTTCCGCTACCCCCACCCGTTCTGCCACTCCTACCCGTTCTTCCGCTTCCGCCCGCCCATGA
- a CDS encoding bifunctional riboflavin kinase/FAD synthetase produces MLVIRDPADFPRLQNAVVTSGTFDGVHRGHQRILARLREAADAAGGPAVVITYWPHPRLVLGPPPSHPELLELQLLNTLEERIARLAAFGVDYLLIVPFTREFAQWTSEEYIQRLLLDTVGARHLVIGYDHRFGKNREGGFDYLSQHAARYGFDVEEIPRADIDAVGVSSTRIRAALRGHDVATATRYLGYDYPVTGRVVTGQQLGRTIGYPTANLHVEEPLKLVPAQGIYAVWATTAAGTRHRGMLSIGVRPTIGAGLAQTIEVNLLDFGGDLYGQLLTLEFVAWLRGEEKYNGLDALKAQLALDAEATRAALA; encoded by the coding sequence ATGCTCGTTATCCGCGACCCTGCCGACTTTCCCCGCTTGCAAAATGCCGTCGTCACGAGCGGCACCTTCGACGGGGTGCACCGCGGGCACCAGCGCATTCTGGCGCGGCTGCGCGAAGCGGCCGACGCGGCGGGCGGGCCGGCGGTGGTCATCACTTACTGGCCGCACCCGCGCCTGGTGCTGGGGCCCCCGCCCTCGCACCCCGAGCTGCTGGAGTTGCAGCTGCTCAACACCTTAGAGGAGCGCATTGCGCGGCTGGCGGCGTTCGGCGTCGATTACCTGCTGATTGTACCCTTCACTCGTGAGTTCGCGCAGTGGACATCGGAGGAGTACATCCAGCGCCTGCTGCTGGACACCGTGGGGGCCCGGCACCTGGTAATTGGCTACGACCACCGGTTTGGCAAAAACCGTGAGGGCGGCTTCGACTACCTCAGCCAGCACGCGGCCCGCTACGGCTTCGACGTGGAGGAAATTCCGCGGGCCGACATCGACGCGGTGGGCGTGAGCAGCACCCGCATCCGGGCGGCGCTGCGTGGGCACGACGTGGCCACCGCCACCCGCTACCTGGGCTACGACTACCCCGTGACCGGCCGCGTGGTGACGGGCCAGCAGCTGGGCCGCACCATCGGCTACCCCACGGCCAACCTGCACGTGGAGGAACCCTTGAAGCTGGTGCCGGCCCAGGGCATTTATGCGGTGTGGGCCACCACGGCGGCCGGCACCCGGCATCGGGGCATGCTCAGCATCGGGGTGCGGCCCACCATCGGGGCGGGGCTGGCCCAAACCATCGAGGTGAACTTACTGGATTTCGGCGGCGACCTCTACGGGCAATTACTGACGCTGGAATTCGTTGCCTGGCTGCGCGGCGAGGAGAAGTACAACGGCCTCGACGCCCTCAAGGCCCAGCTAGCGCTGGATGCCGAGGCCACGCGGGCGGCGCTGGCGTAG